In Amphiprion ocellaris isolate individual 3 ecotype Okinawa chromosome 3, ASM2253959v1, whole genome shotgun sequence, one genomic interval encodes:
- the saal1 gene encoding protein saal1 has protein sequence MDSGTDGAEQVGQERSPSSAGSCSPVMDRNPSPPPDTADGADDEDVDAIGDTVYSKHWLFSTLTRLIHMVTEHSEESSEGQMQLSDDDEEDLCRVWDMAMDKDVAGFLQEFKATDILLGVIAKSRCPRLTEISVGILGNIACFPETCVTLSQNEDLGAVLLLLLGDRDPPTLLETSRLLLTCMSQKDVCSLWLQRIRQQTSVCSSLCFIMCSSTNTDLLEKVGELVDKLFDLDEELMKSWITTPPNEEKGDDGESSLDVTSCLLEAAKQLRTENPNGVEVYLHILQLLTTIDEGIQVFAAPDGPGKAVWDFVCDVVCEDLCQPNDLPVVLHEQKSILVQAFAVLQALYRCQDQWSSTSDASLPLIGSILRVCQYHSECKDVTNKEDTKDEQLQTLAEITAEFLADLCIHIPKDTVADLVKKGYLTEKTCLTAAASLLPKFKTSFQHLQLVLSEADPQLADVVRTQFPS, from the exons ATGG ACAGTGGTACTGATGGTGCTGAGCAAGTGGGACAAGAAAGATCTCCATCTTCAGCTGGTTCATGTTCTCCTGTAATGGACCGTAACCCATCACCACCCCCGGACACAGCTGATGGAGCAGACGATGAAGATGTGGATGCCATTGGAGACACTGTTTACAGCAAACACTGGCTTTTCAGTACCCTGACTCGTCTCATCCAT ATGGTCACAGAGCATTCAGAGGAGAGCTCTGAGGGTCAGATGCAGCTCTCTGACGATGATGAGGAAGATCTGTGTAGAGTTTGGGATATGGCAATGGATAAG GATGTCGCTGGTTTTCTGCAGGAATTCAAAGCAACAGATATCCTTCTTGGAGTAATAGCTAAATCTCGTTGTCCACGTCTCACA GAAATTAGTGTAGGAATCCTTGGCAACATTGCCTGTTTTCCTGAAACTTGTGTGACTCTCAGCCAAAATGAAGATTTAGG TGCTGTGCTGTTGCTTCTTCTTGGAGATAGAGATCCTCCAACCCTTCTGGAGACAAGCAG ATTGCTGCTGACCTGCATGTCTCAGAAAGACGTCTGTTCCTTGTGGCTTCAGCGAATACGACAGCAGACTTCTGTGTGCTCCAGCCTTTGTTTCATCATGTGCAGTTCTACCAACA CGGACCTGCTTGAGAAGGTTGGAGAGCTGGTTGACAAACTGTTTGACCTCGATGAAGAGCTGATGAAGAGCTGGATCACAACTCCGCCAAATGAAGAGAAGGGGGACGATGGTGAAAGCAGTTTGGATGTGACCTCGTGTCTTCTCGAGGCAGCCAAGCAGCTGAG aaCAGAGAATCCAAATGGCGTAGAGGTTTACCTTCACATCCTCCAACTCCTCACTACTATAGATGAGGGCATTCAGGTATTTG CTGCCCCTGATGGACCTGGCAAAGCGGTATGGGACTTTGTGTGTGATGTAGTATGTGAGGACCTCTGCCAGCCAAATGATCTTCCAGTTGTCCTGCATGAACAGAAGAGTATTCTAGTTCAGGCATTTGCAGTGCTGCAGGCTCTTTATAGATGCCAGGATCAGTGGAGCAGCACAAGTGACGCAA GTCTGCCTCTGATTGGGAGCATCTTGCGGGTGTGTCAGTACCACAGTGAGTGCAAAGACGTGACaaacaaagaagacacaaaagatGAACAGCTCCAGACCCTTGCAGAGATCACAGCCGAGTTTTTAGCTGACCTCTGCATTCACATTCCCAAG gACACGGTTGCAGATTTGGTAAAGAAAGGCTACCTGACAGAGAAGACTTGCCTCACAGCTGCAGCCAGTTTACTCCCCAAGTTTAAGACTTCA TTTCAGCACCTGCAGCTCGTGTTGTCAGAGGCTGATCCCCAACTGGCAGATGTGGTGAGGACACAGTTTCCTTCCTGA